The Microbacterium sp. Nx66 genome contains a region encoding:
- the recQ gene encoding DNA helicase RecQ, translating into MPQTPRDPYDGWIPEPDAASDQPWDDGWEPTEPPEPMDWEPQGAGFEPPLDWGPGPTTAVTTAPAVRRATPSRYATAREALHTVFGYDDFRGDQAAIVEQVIGGGDAVVLMPTGGGKSITYQVPALVREGTGLVISPLIALMHDQVDALRANGVKAAYLNSTQSIEERREVERAYVAGELDLLYVAPERLSGAQTTSLLQRGTLSVIAIDEAHCVSQWGHDFRPDYLALGDLGERFPGVPRMALTATATRATHKELTERLHLDAAKHFVASFDRPNIQYRIVPKVDPRKQLVQFIRSQPEGAAGIVYALSRKSVEQTATYLAAQGLDALPYHAGLPAEVRAANQSRFLREDGVVMVATIAFGMGIDKPDVRFVAHIDLPKSVEGYYQETGRAGRDGEPSVAWMAYGLGDVVQQRRLIDQSPGDRTFKMRMGQHLDAMLALCETVECRRQNLLGYFGQDSQPCGNCDTCLDDTATFDGLVPAQKLLSTIVRLKRERNQAFGAGHLIDILRGASTERIRQQRHDALATYGIGADLSDQDWRSVVRQLLARGILVAQGDYGTLAPGEAAAGVLRGETAVPLRKDTIGRPSSPSRARKASAADALDAGDRELFEALRAWRAETAREQGVPAYIVFGDATLRALAEHRPTSHADLDGITGIGAKKREAYGDGVLAVIAGS; encoded by the coding sequence ATGCCGCAGACTCCCCGTGATCCGTACGACGGATGGATCCCCGAGCCGGACGCGGCATCCGACCAGCCCTGGGACGACGGGTGGGAGCCGACCGAGCCGCCGGAGCCGATGGACTGGGAGCCGCAGGGCGCGGGCTTCGAGCCGCCCCTCGACTGGGGTCCGGGCCCGACGACCGCGGTGACCACCGCGCCGGCTGTCCGCCGTGCCACGCCCAGCCGGTATGCGACGGCCCGCGAGGCACTGCACACCGTGTTCGGCTACGACGACTTCCGCGGCGACCAGGCGGCCATCGTCGAGCAGGTCATCGGCGGCGGCGACGCCGTCGTCCTGATGCCTACCGGCGGCGGCAAGAGCATCACGTACCAGGTGCCGGCACTCGTCCGCGAGGGCACCGGACTGGTCATCAGCCCGCTCATCGCGCTCATGCACGACCAGGTCGATGCGCTGCGCGCCAACGGCGTGAAGGCCGCGTACCTCAACTCCACCCAGTCGATCGAGGAGCGCCGCGAGGTCGAGCGCGCCTACGTCGCCGGAGAGCTCGACCTCCTCTACGTCGCCCCGGAGCGACTGTCGGGCGCGCAGACCACCTCCCTCCTGCAGCGCGGCACGCTCAGTGTCATCGCCATCGACGAGGCCCACTGCGTGTCGCAGTGGGGTCACGACTTCCGGCCCGACTACCTCGCGCTCGGCGACCTGGGCGAGCGGTTCCCCGGCGTCCCGCGCATGGCCCTGACCGCGACCGCGACGCGGGCCACGCACAAGGAGCTCACCGAGCGTCTGCACCTCGACGCGGCGAAGCACTTCGTCGCGAGCTTCGACCGCCCCAACATCCAGTACCGGATCGTCCCGAAGGTCGACCCGCGCAAGCAGCTCGTGCAGTTCATCCGGTCGCAGCCGGAGGGCGCGGCGGGCATCGTCTACGCCCTCAGCCGGAAGTCCGTCGAGCAGACGGCGACCTATCTCGCCGCGCAGGGTCTCGACGCGTTGCCGTACCACGCGGGCCTGCCCGCCGAGGTGCGGGCGGCGAACCAGTCGCGCTTCCTCCGCGAAGACGGCGTGGTGATGGTGGCGACGATCGCGTTCGGCATGGGCATCGACAAGCCCGACGTGCGCTTCGTCGCCCACATCGATCTGCCGAAATCGGTCGAGGGGTACTACCAGGAGACCGGCCGCGCCGGCCGCGACGGCGAGCCGTCCGTGGCGTGGATGGCGTACGGGCTCGGCGACGTCGTTCAGCAGCGCCGTCTGATCGATCAGAGTCCCGGAGACCGCACGTTCAAGATGCGCATGGGGCAGCACCTCGACGCGATGCTGGCCCTGTGCGAGACGGTGGAGTGCCGCCGACAGAACCTCCTCGGGTACTTCGGTCAGGACTCGCAGCCCTGCGGCAACTGCGACACGTGCCTCGACGACACGGCGACCTTCGACGGGCTCGTCCCCGCGCAGAAGCTGCTGTCCACGATCGTGCGCCTCAAGCGCGAGCGGAATCAGGCCTTCGGCGCGGGCCACCTCATCGACATCCTCCGCGGTGCCTCGACCGAGCGCATCCGCCAGCAGCGGCACGACGCCCTCGCGACCTACGGCATCGGCGCCGACCTCTCCGACCAGGACTGGCGGAGCGTGGTGCGCCAGCTCCTCGCCCGGGGCATCCTCGTCGCGCAGGGCGACTACGGCACGCTCGCGCCGGGGGAGGCGGCGGCCGGGGTGCTGCGCGGCGAGACCGCGGTGCCGCTCCGGAAAGACACGATCGGACGCCCGTCCTCGCCGTCCCGCGCCCGGAAGGCGAGTGCCGCCGACGCCCTCGACGCCGGAGACCGGGAGCTGTTCGAGGCGCTGCGGGCCTGGCGGGCCGAGACCGCGAGGGAACAGGGCGTCCCGGCGTACATCGTCTTCGGTGATGCCACGCTGCGTGCTCTCGCGGAGCATCGGCCCACGTCGCACGCCGACCTCGACGGCATCACCGGCATCGGTGCGAAGAAGCGCGAGGCCTACGGCGACGGCGTGCTCGCCGTCATCGCCGGCTCCTGA
- a CDS encoding GNAT family N-acetyltransferase — translation MTDITVTRNDEASRYEIRSDDVLAGFAEFDIRPGAIRFLHTEIDPAFQGQGLAGKLAAAALADVASTGDAIVPLCPYIAKYLQTHEVPGAEIRWPQRPGSTADAPVQEESTGADEDPTGRAE, via the coding sequence ATGACCGACATCACCGTGACCCGCAACGACGAGGCCTCCCGCTACGAGATCCGTTCCGATGACGTGCTGGCCGGGTTCGCCGAGTTCGACATCCGCCCCGGCGCGATCCGGTTCCTGCACACCGAGATCGACCCCGCTTTCCAGGGCCAGGGCCTGGCCGGGAAGCTCGCCGCGGCGGCACTGGCCGACGTGGCGTCGACGGGCGACGCGATCGTGCCGCTCTGCCCGTACATCGCGAAGTACCTCCAGACGCACGAGGTGCCCGGCGCCGAGATCCGCTGGCCGCAGCGCCCGGGCTCGACGGCGGACGCCCCGGTGCAGGAGGAGTCGACCGGCGCGGACGAGGACCCCACGGGCAGGGCGGAATGA
- a CDS encoding carbon starvation CstA family protein yields the protein MTAPSSRRRDGAGLVDDDPVIETDPNLPPVALSAEHEAKSRRWTLPKILLWTAIALLGGVAWVMLAIVRGETVNAIWFVFAAVCTYLIGYRFYSKVIERYITRPDDRRATPAEVKQDGKDYVPTDRRVLYGHHFAAIAGAGPLVGPVLAAQMGYLPGTIWIIVGVVLAGAVQDYTVLFFSMRRGGRTIGQMARQELGKIGGTAAIIASLLIMLIIVAILALVVVNALGESPWGVFSVAMTIPIALFMGVYLRYLRPGKVTEVSIIGFVLLMAAIIGGGWVAGTEWGQAIFHLDRTTIAWGIIIYGFIAAVLPVWLLLAPRDYLSTFMKIGVIVMLAGAIILVRPEISVPAVSIFGENGMGPVFAGPLFPFLFVTIACGALSGFHALIASGTTPKLVEKERQTRFIGYGGMLMESFVAIMALVAAISIDQGIYFAMNAPAAATGGTVEGAVAFVNSLGLTGVNLTPDMLTGTAAAVGEESIVSRTGGAPTLALGLAHIMQQALGGQALMAFWYHFAIMFEALFILTAVDAGTRVARFMLQDSIGAWFPKFRDVSWRPGVWICTAIMVAGWGAILILGVTDPLGGINTFFPLFGIANQLLAAIALAVVLAIVAKRGRSYFRWLWIIALPLAFTAVVTITASLYKIFSPVPAIGYWANHFRYLEALNSGDTTLGAPEVLQAVIRNTAVQGTLSIIFVVLAIIVIVMAVIATAKAIRNGGGENTEDPPVPSRRFAPAGFLPDAEERELEKQWEPILAEERAAARH from the coding sequence ATGACCGCACCTTCGTCGCGCCGCCGCGACGGCGCCGGGCTCGTCGACGACGACCCCGTCATCGAGACCGACCCGAACCTCCCACCCGTCGCCCTCTCCGCGGAGCACGAGGCCAAGAGCCGCCGCTGGACCCTGCCGAAGATCCTGCTGTGGACGGCCATCGCCCTCCTCGGCGGCGTCGCCTGGGTGATGCTCGCCATCGTGCGCGGCGAGACCGTGAACGCGATCTGGTTCGTGTTCGCCGCCGTCTGCACCTACCTGATCGGCTACCGCTTCTACTCGAAGGTCATCGAGCGGTACATCACCCGCCCCGACGACCGCCGGGCCACGCCCGCCGAGGTGAAGCAGGACGGCAAGGACTACGTCCCCACCGACCGCCGGGTGCTCTACGGCCACCACTTCGCCGCCATCGCCGGCGCCGGCCCGCTCGTCGGCCCCGTGCTCGCGGCGCAGATGGGCTACCTCCCCGGCACCATCTGGATCATCGTGGGCGTCGTGCTCGCGGGAGCCGTGCAGGACTACACGGTGCTCTTCTTCTCGATGCGTCGCGGCGGCCGGACCATCGGCCAGATGGCGCGGCAGGAGCTCGGCAAGATCGGCGGCACCGCGGCGATCATCGCCTCGCTGCTCATCATGCTCATCATCGTGGCGATCCTCGCGCTCGTCGTCGTCAATGCGCTCGGCGAGAGCCCGTGGGGCGTCTTCTCCGTCGCGATGACCATCCCGATCGCCCTCTTCATGGGCGTGTACCTGCGCTACCTGCGTCCCGGCAAGGTGACCGAGGTCTCGATCATCGGCTTCGTGCTGCTGATGGCCGCGATCATCGGCGGCGGCTGGGTCGCCGGCACCGAGTGGGGCCAGGCGATCTTCCACCTCGACCGCACCACGATCGCGTGGGGCATCATCATCTACGGGTTCATCGCCGCGGTGCTGCCGGTCTGGCTGCTGCTCGCGCCCCGCGATTACCTCTCCACGTTCATGAAGATCGGCGTCATCGTCATGCTCGCCGGCGCGATCATCCTCGTGCGGCCGGAGATCTCGGTCCCCGCGGTCAGCATCTTCGGCGAGAACGGCATGGGACCGGTGTTCGCGGGTCCGCTCTTCCCCTTCCTGTTCGTGACGATCGCGTGCGGCGCGTTGTCCGGATTCCACGCGCTGATCGCGTCGGGCACCACACCGAAGCTCGTGGAGAAGGAGCGGCAGACCCGGTTCATCGGCTACGGCGGCATGCTCATGGAGTCGTTCGTCGCGATCATGGCCCTCGTCGCCGCGATCTCGATCGACCAGGGCATCTACTTCGCGATGAATGCCCCCGCCGCCGCGACCGGGGGCACCGTGGAGGGAGCGGTCGCCTTCGTGAACTCGCTCGGGTTGACCGGGGTGAACCTCACTCCCGACATGCTCACGGGCACGGCTGCGGCGGTCGGCGAGGAATCGATCGTCTCGCGCACCGGTGGCGCTCCGACGCTCGCGCTCGGCCTCGCCCACATCATGCAGCAGGCCCTCGGCGGGCAGGCGCTCATGGCGTTCTGGTACCACTTCGCGATCATGTTCGAGGCGCTGTTCATCCTCACAGCGGTGGACGCCGGAACCCGAGTCGCGCGCTTCATGCTGCAGGACTCGATCGGCGCCTGGTTCCCGAAGTTCCGCGACGTCTCCTGGCGTCCCGGGGTGTGGATCTGCACCGCGATCATGGTCGCCGGCTGGGGAGCGATCCTCATCCTCGGCGTCACCGACCCGCTCGGCGGCATCAACACCTTCTTCCCGCTGTTCGGCATCGCGAACCAGCTGCTCGCGGCGATCGCGCTCGCCGTGGTGCTGGCCATCGTCGCCAAGCGCGGACGCAGCTACTTCCGGTGGCTGTGGATCATCGCGCTGCCGCTCGCTTTCACCGCGGTCGTCACCATCACGGCCTCGCTCTACAAGATCTTCTCGCCGGTGCCGGCGATCGGGTACTGGGCGAACCACTTCCGCTACCTGGAGGCGCTGAACTCCGGTGACACCACGCTCGGCGCACCGGAGGTGCTGCAGGCCGTCATCCGCAACACCGCGGTGCAGGGCACGCTGTCGATCATCTTCGTGGTGCTCGCGATCATCGTCATCGTCATGGCCGTCATCGCGACTGCGAAGGCGATCCGCAACGGCGGCGGCGAGAACACCGAGGACCCGCCCGTGCCGTCGCGCCGCTTCGCCCCGGCCGGGTTCCTCCCCGACGCGGAGGAGCGCGAGCTGGAGAAGCAGTGGGAGCCGATCCTCGCCGAAGAGCGCGCGGCGGCACGGCACTGA
- a CDS encoding YbdD/YjiX family protein yields MDRTDAATSPLRALWSALGRVGRGIRWYMTTLMGDTAYATYVAHHRRHHPGEEPLTERQFWRQRMDDQDRNPGARCC; encoded by the coding sequence ATGGATCGGACGGATGCCGCGACCTCCCCGCTGCGGGCGCTGTGGAGCGCCCTCGGCCGGGTCGGCCGCGGCATCCGCTGGTACATGACGACGCTGATGGGCGACACCGCGTACGCCACGTACGTCGCCCATCACCGTCGGCATCATCCGGGCGAGGAGCCGCTGACGGAGCGGCAGTTCTGGCGTCAGCGCATGGACGACCAGGACCGCAATCCCGGTGCCCGCTGCTGCTGA
- a CDS encoding pirin family protein — protein MIGQRRIVLEPRAVPLGGVRGMEVLRVLPHRNLPTIGAWCFLDRFGPAETRMRVEPHPHIGLQTVTWPLVGEIRHRDSLGSDADLRRGQLNLMTAGNGISHSEYSVGDGPVPLDALQFWVVLPESARHGDGGFERHTDLPTTTLPSATGSDATATVVLGEFAGVHSPATVHTPIVGAEIVVPAGTTVRLPLRPEWEHALLLVEGDAAVPEHAMTRNDMLYLGDSRDGVEVTSSEGGLLFLLGGEPFEDEIVMWWNFAGRSHDEIVAAREAWEAASPRFGVVEGHDQRIPAPPLPPVRLMPRSRTL, from the coding sequence ATGATCGGGCAGCGCCGGATCGTCCTCGAGCCGCGGGCGGTCCCGCTCGGCGGCGTGCGCGGCATGGAGGTGCTGCGGGTGCTGCCGCATCGCAACCTCCCCACCATCGGCGCGTGGTGCTTCCTCGACCGGTTCGGCCCGGCCGAGACCCGGATGCGTGTCGAGCCGCACCCGCACATCGGTCTGCAGACGGTGACCTGGCCGCTCGTCGGCGAGATCCGGCACCGCGATTCGCTGGGCAGCGACGCCGACCTCCGACGCGGACAGCTCAACCTCATGACCGCCGGCAACGGCATCTCGCATTCGGAGTACTCCGTCGGCGACGGCCCCGTCCCGCTCGACGCGCTGCAGTTCTGGGTCGTTCTCCCGGAGTCCGCGCGCCACGGCGACGGCGGCTTCGAGCGGCACACCGATCTGCCGACGACGACGCTGCCGTCCGCGACCGGATCGGACGCCACGGCCACGGTCGTGCTCGGCGAGTTCGCGGGCGTGCACTCGCCGGCGACCGTGCACACACCGATCGTCGGGGCGGAGATCGTCGTGCCGGCCGGAACCACCGTGCGCCTGCCGCTGCGGCCGGAGTGGGAGCACGCGCTGCTCCTCGTCGAGGGCGACGCCGCCGTCCCGGAGCACGCGATGACCCGCAACGACATGCTCTATCTCGGTGATTCCCGCGACGGCGTCGAGGTGACCAGCAGTGAGGGCGGCTTGCTGTTCCTCCTCGGGGGTGAGCCGTTCGAGGACGAGATCGTCATGTGGTGGAACTTCGCCGGGCGCTCCCACGACGAGATCGTCGCCGCCCGCGAGGCCTGGGAGGCCGCGTCCCCCCGGTTCGGCGTCGTCGAGGGGCATGACCAGCGCATCCCCGCGCCGCCGCTCCCTCCGGTGCGCCTGATGCCGCGCAGCCGCACCCTCTGA
- a CDS encoding LytR/AlgR family response regulator transcription factor — protein sequence MIDVLVADDEQPALDELVHLLRADPRIGEILTAGNGADALRQLSARAVRIAFLDIHMPGLLGTELARALLGLAEPPAVVFVTADEARAVEAFELRAADYLLKPVRRERLRSAVDRVVAQEATPRGEDEVLPVTVGAAVRFVRRSDVRWVQAQGDYARLHTEDDGPGHLVRVPLSELETRWAPVGFLRIHRSTLVRIAAVTEARLSGGEPTVVVGAAVLPVSRRLVPAVREALVRGEGTA from the coding sequence ATGATCGACGTCCTCGTCGCCGACGACGAGCAGCCGGCCCTCGACGAGCTCGTGCATCTGCTGCGCGCCGACCCGCGCATCGGCGAGATCCTCACCGCGGGCAACGGCGCCGACGCGCTGCGTCAGCTCTCCGCGCGTGCGGTGCGGATCGCCTTCCTCGACATCCACATGCCGGGCCTTCTCGGCACGGAGCTCGCCCGCGCGCTCCTCGGTCTCGCGGAGCCGCCGGCGGTCGTGTTCGTCACCGCCGACGAGGCCCGCGCGGTCGAGGCATTCGAGCTGCGCGCCGCGGACTACCTCCTCAAGCCCGTCCGGCGGGAACGGCTGCGGAGTGCCGTGGACAGGGTGGTCGCGCAGGAAGCCACGCCGCGCGGCGAGGACGAGGTGCTGCCGGTGACGGTGGGCGCGGCGGTGCGGTTCGTGCGGCGCAGCGACGTGCGCTGGGTGCAGGCGCAGGGCGACTACGCGCGCCTGCACACCGAGGACGACGGCCCCGGCCACCTCGTGCGCGTCCCCCTCTCCGAGCTCGAGACCCGATGGGCGCCCGTGGGGTTCCTCCGCATCCACCGTTCCACGCTCGTCCGGATCGCCGCGGTGACCGAGGCGCGGCTGTCGGGCGGGGAGCCCACGGTCGTCGTCGGCGCGGCCGTGTTGCCGGTGAGCAGGAGGCTCGTCCCCGCGGTGCGGGAGGCGCTCGTGCGGGGCGAGGGGACGGCATGA
- a CDS encoding sodium/solute symporter — protein sequence MNAVLDLVGVALVVIATLLIGVYGLRVSRTTSDFFVASRTVRPVWNASAISGEYLSAGTFLGLSGLVLLDGARGFWFPIGYAAGYLLVLVFVAAPLRRSGAYTIPDFVEARLDSTTARRVTSLAVLIIGWLYIVPQLHGAGITLVVVAGLPEWVGAVTIAVLVAAAVAAGGMRAITFVQAFQYWLKLTALLVPVVCIAFALSGGPHDFDPALVFPAEAGPSGFDAYETASLLLALLLGTMGLPHVLVRFYTSPTGASARRTTVIVIAMVSAFYAVSSAMGLLARIAAPDLARPGIADTVVLQLPSRVFPGPAGELLTALIVAGAFAAFLATSAGLVVSLAGVISQDVFSGSVRSFRLSAVVCALVPLGVALLTVPAGLVSSVGVVFVVAASTLSPVVLLGVWWRGLTARGAVAGMVCGGLATGLALLVHAAVDGVGVAAPYLAQPAAWTIPLATGVTVAVSLLDPRGPSPRTDRFLARVHTPDRA from the coding sequence ATGAACGCCGTGCTCGACCTCGTCGGCGTCGCCCTGGTCGTCATCGCCACCCTCCTCATCGGCGTCTACGGGCTGCGGGTGTCTCGCACGACGAGCGACTTCTTCGTGGCGTCGCGCACGGTGCGCCCGGTCTGGAACGCCTCGGCCATCAGCGGCGAGTACCTCTCCGCTGGCACCTTCCTCGGCCTCTCCGGGCTGGTGCTGCTGGACGGCGCCCGCGGGTTCTGGTTCCCCATCGGATACGCCGCGGGGTATCTGCTCGTGCTCGTCTTCGTCGCCGCGCCCCTGCGCCGCAGCGGGGCGTACACGATCCCGGACTTCGTCGAGGCCCGGCTCGACTCGACGACCGCGCGCCGGGTCACCAGCCTCGCGGTGCTCATCATCGGCTGGCTCTACATCGTGCCGCAGCTGCACGGCGCGGGCATCACGCTCGTCGTGGTCGCCGGGTTGCCGGAGTGGGTCGGAGCCGTGACGATCGCGGTGCTCGTGGCGGCGGCGGTCGCCGCGGGCGGGATGCGCGCGATCACCTTCGTGCAGGCATTCCAGTACTGGCTCAAGCTCACGGCGCTCCTCGTGCCGGTGGTGTGCATCGCGTTCGCGCTGAGCGGCGGCCCGCACGATTTCGATCCCGCGCTCGTCTTCCCCGCGGAGGCCGGGCCGTCGGGCTTCGACGCCTACGAGACCGCGTCGCTGCTGCTCGCCCTGCTCCTCGGCACGATGGGTCTGCCGCACGTCCTGGTGCGGTTCTACACGAGCCCGACGGGGGCCTCCGCGCGGCGGACGACCGTGATCGTCATCGCCATGGTGAGCGCGTTCTACGCCGTGTCGAGCGCGATGGGGCTCCTGGCGCGGATCGCGGCCCCCGACCTCGCGCGGCCCGGGATCGCCGACACCGTGGTGCTGCAGCTCCCGTCGCGGGTGTTCCCCGGGCCGGCCGGCGAGCTGCTGACGGCGCTCATCGTCGCCGGGGCCTTCGCCGCGTTCCTGGCGACCTCGGCCGGACTCGTGGTCTCGCTCGCGGGGGTCATCAGCCAGGACGTCTTCTCCGGCTCCGTGCGCTCCTTCCGGCTGTCCGCGGTGGTGTGCGCGCTCGTGCCGCTGGGGGTCGCGCTGCTCACGGTCCCCGCGGGGCTCGTGTCGAGCGTGGGGGTGGTGTTCGTCGTGGCGGCGTCGACGCTCTCACCCGTGGTGCTGCTGGGCGTGTGGTGGCGGGGCCTCACCGCGCGTGGGGCGGTCGCGGGCATGGTGTGCGGCGGTCTCGCGACCGGGCTCGCCCTGCTCGTGCACGCCGCCGTGGACGGGGTCGGCGTCGCGGCGCCCTACCTCGCGCAGCCCGCCGCCTGGACGATCCCGCTGGCGACCGGGGTCACGGTCGCCGTGTCGCTGCTCGACCCTCGCGGACCCTCACCCCGCACGGACCGCTTCCTCGCGCGCGTGCACACCCCCGACCGCGCCTGA
- a CDS encoding sensor histidine kinase — protein sequence MNDVVLAAVLGALGGIALTALLLLARRFARGSADLGSEAEQGALRALHQASLAAPHLRGGLTGPDAVKAARHLRALLGSAAVAIVGDDDTVTLDGAADGLESAAVRIAAQVRASGRRQVFPAPSRTDDLEAVGAPILVDGVPVGVVVAFASPVRAALVRAAEEVADWCAAQVALGGLEASRTQLAEAELRALRAQISPHFIYNALTAIASFITTDPDRARDLVLEFADFTRYSFRRQGEFTTLAEELGSIHSYLELERARFGDRLRVTLQIAPETLATVIPFLSVQPLVENAVRHGLEPGEGGGEIRITSRDDGTHTEILVEDDGVGMDPDGLRALLTAREEGSHVGLRNVDTRLRQVYGSGGGLVVETNAGAGTLVRMRVPKSQPLHDPDDD from the coding sequence ATGAACGACGTCGTCCTCGCCGCGGTCCTCGGCGCGCTCGGCGGCATCGCCCTCACGGCGCTGCTGCTGCTCGCCCGCCGGTTCGCCCGCGGGTCCGCCGACCTCGGCAGCGAGGCGGAGCAGGGGGCGCTGCGTGCGCTGCATCAGGCGAGCCTCGCCGCCCCGCATCTCCGCGGCGGACTGACCGGGCCGGATGCGGTCAAGGCCGCCCGGCACCTGCGGGCCCTGCTGGGCAGCGCTGCGGTCGCCATCGTCGGCGACGACGACACGGTCACGCTCGACGGCGCCGCGGACGGGCTCGAATCCGCCGCCGTGCGCATCGCCGCCCAGGTGCGCGCGTCCGGGCGACGGCAGGTGTTCCCCGCCCCGTCGCGGACGGACGACCTGGAGGCGGTCGGCGCGCCCATCCTCGTCGACGGGGTGCCGGTCGGGGTGGTCGTCGCCTTCGCGTCCCCGGTGCGCGCTGCGCTCGTGCGGGCGGCGGAGGAGGTCGCCGACTGGTGCGCGGCGCAGGTCGCGCTCGGCGGACTCGAGGCCTCGCGCACCCAGCTCGCCGAGGCGGAGCTCCGGGCTCTGCGCGCGCAGATCTCCCCGCACTTCATCTACAACGCCCTCACCGCGATCGCGTCGTTCATCACGACCGACCCGGACCGGGCCCGCGACCTCGTGCTCGAGTTCGCCGATTTCACCCGATACTCCTTCCGTCGCCAGGGGGAGTTCACCACGCTCGCGGAGGAGCTGGGCAGCATCCACTCGTACCTCGAACTGGAGCGCGCGCGATTCGGCGACCGCCTGCGGGTGACGCTGCAGATCGCACCGGAGACGCTCGCGACGGTCATCCCGTTCCTCTCGGTGCAGCCGCTCGTCGAGAACGCCGTGCGGCATGGCCTGGAGCCGGGGGAGGGCGGCGGCGAGATCCGCATCACCTCCCGAGATGACGGCACGCACACCGAGATCCTCGTCGAGGACGACGGCGTGGGCATGGACCCTGACGGCCTGCGCGCGCTGCTGACCGCGCGGGAGGAGGGCAGTCACGTGGGTCTGCGGAACGTCGACACCCGGCTCCGTCAGGTCTATGGAAGCGGGGGAGGGCTGGTCGTGGAGACCAACGCCGGCGCGGGTACCCTGGTGCGCATGCGAGTCCCGAAATCGCAGCCCCTCCACGACCCGGATGACGACTGA
- a CDS encoding heavy metal transporter — MTEAPKRVRVTADTPPRRSSAATRGIALPGAPVAEADAVYARALMRSQLRLALGTVAGFVVVVVALALGIALIPEIDAVVLGGLPLSWLLQAFAFYPVILVFAVLYVRTAVRNERRYRALRDRE; from the coding sequence ATGACCGAGGCGCCGAAGCGGGTGCGGGTCACCGCGGACACCCCGCCGCGCCGCTCCTCCGCCGCCACGCGGGGGATCGCGCTGCCCGGAGCCCCGGTCGCGGAGGCCGATGCCGTCTACGCGCGCGCCCTGATGCGCAGCCAGCTCCGGCTCGCCCTGGGCACCGTCGCCGGCTTCGTGGTTGTCGTCGTCGCTCTGGCGCTCGGGATCGCGCTCATCCCCGAAATCGACGCCGTCGTCCTCGGCGGGCTGCCGCTGTCATGGCTTCTCCAGGCCTTCGCGTTCTACCCCGTGATCCTCGTCTTCGCGGTGCTGTACGTGCGCACGGCGGTCCGCAACGAGCGGCGGTACCGCGCTCTGCGGGACCGCGAATGA